The following proteins are encoded in a genomic region of Nicotiana sylvestris chromosome 4, ASM39365v2, whole genome shotgun sequence:
- the LOC104238188 gene encoding ubiquitin-like-specific protease 1D isoform X9: MTLVPSADSKTANAFQKELYALNPCDHKRTLNRQFSQRKHKRELLSQEAPYKFPVDKGESFLNVDLKGRDSSTTRYSEEKFSSCFLKKTKASQAQSSHTKRHANGEAVVLVDEEEPDANKAAERMDEVVECRNATKVYYPSRVDPESVEICCSDMESLAPEAYLSSTIMNFYIRYLQKTKAHADVVEYHFFNTYFYKKLKEAVLSKVKTMQSHDSCCECCLSRFHQISLNEKEASFFKLRRWWKGVNIFEKAYIFLPIHEDLHWSLVIICIPDKEDKLGPSLLHLDSLGLHCSKSLFGTIRKFLEQEWKFLRQGEVSTLPFSDKIWENLPRRIDENVIPVPQQRNEYDCGLFVLFFMERFMEEVHGRLKKKDFVMFGRRWFKPEEASRLRMKIHNILKEEFKNASEA; encoded by the exons ATGACTCTTGTTCCATCG GCAGATTCAAAGACAGCCAATGCTTTCCAAAAAGAATTATATGCTCTGAATCCCTGTGACCACAAAAGGACATTAAACAGGCAGTTTTCACAAAGAAAACACAAGCGAGAGTTGTTGTCACAGGAAGCACCTTATAAGTTTCCTGTAGACAAAGGTGAAAGTTTTTTAAATGTTGATCTAAAGGGAAGGGACTCTTCTACTACTCGTTATTCTGAAGAAAAATTTTCCAGCTGTTTCTTGAAGAA gaCTAAAGCCTCTCAAGCCCAATCTTCACATACTAAAAGGCATGCAAAT GGGGAGGCTGTTGTTCTTGTGGATGAGGAGGAACCTGATGCAAATAAAGCGGCAGAGCGAATGGACGAAGTTGTTGAATG CAGAAATGCAACCAAGGTCTACTATCCTTCACG GGTTGATCCTGAATCAGTTGAAATTTGTTGTTCGGACATGGAATCTCTTGCACCTGAAGCATATTTGTCATCGACTATAATGAATTTCTACATCCG GTACCTCCAGAAGACAAAAGCTCATGCAGATGTAGTTGAGTATCACTTTTTCAATACATATTTCTACAAGAAGCTCAAAGAGGCTGTACTGAGCAAG GTAAAAACTATGCAAAGTCATGATAGCTGTTGCGAATGTTGTCTTAGCCGGTTTCACCAAATTTCTTTG AATGAAAAGGAAgcttcatttttcaaactaagAAGGTGGTGGAAAGGGGTGAATATATTTGAGAAAGCCTATATATTTCTTCCCATACATGAAGA TCTTCATTGGAGCTTGGTTATAATTTGCATACCAGATAAAGAAGACAAACTGGGGCCAAGTTTACTTCACTTGGATTCATTAGGACTCCACTGCAGCAAGTCCCTTTTTGGTACCATAAGAAA ATTTTTGGAACAAGAATGGAAATTCTTAAGACAAGGAGAAGTGTCAACTCTTCCTTTTTCAGATAAAATATGGGAAAATCTTCCACGAAGAATAGATGAAAACGTCATTCCG GTCCCACAACAAAGAAATGAGTATGATTGCGGTCtctttgttcttttctttatgGAGCGTTTCATGGAAGAAGTTCATGGAAGGCTTAAAAAGAAGGATTTCGTGATG TTTGGACGAAGGTGGTTCAAACCTGAAGAAGCAtctcgtttgaggatgaaaatcCACAACATACTCAAGGAAGAATTCAAGAATGCAAGTGAGGCTTGA
- the LOC104238188 gene encoding ubiquitin-like-specific protease 1D isoform X6 produces MTLVPSVSLRVGSDVIGPDDFEPQASPSVSSPQSTFAACFLNKLEVKADSKTANAFQKELYALNPCDHKRTLNRQFSQRKHKRELLSQEAPYKFPVDKGESFLNVDLKGRDSSTTRYSEEKFSSCFLKKTKASQAQSSHTKRHANGEAVVLVDEEEPDANKAAERMDEVVECRNATKVYYPSRVDPESVEICCSDMESLAPEAYLSSTIMNFYIRYLQKTKAHADVVEYHFFNTYFYKKLKEAVLSKVKTMQSHDSCCECCLSRFHQISLNEKEASFFKLRRWWKGVNIFEKAYIFLPIHEDLHWSLVIICIPDKEDKLGPSLLHLDSLGLHCSKSLFGTIRKFLEQEWKFLRQGEVSTLPFSDKIWENLPRRIDENVIPVPQQRNEYDCGLFVLFFMERFMEEVHGRLKKKDFVMFGRRWFKPEEASRLRMKIHNILKEEFKNASEA; encoded by the exons ATGACTCTTGTTCCATCGGTAAG CCTGAGAGTTGGAAGCGACGTGATAGGTCCTGATGACTTCGAGCCACAGGCTTCACCATCTGTATCCTCTCCGCAGTCCACGTTTGCGGCTTGTTTCTTGAACAAGTTGGAAGTAAAA GCAGATTCAAAGACAGCCAATGCTTTCCAAAAAGAATTATATGCTCTGAATCCCTGTGACCACAAAAGGACATTAAACAGGCAGTTTTCACAAAGAAAACACAAGCGAGAGTTGTTGTCACAGGAAGCACCTTATAAGTTTCCTGTAGACAAAGGTGAAAGTTTTTTAAATGTTGATCTAAAGGGAAGGGACTCTTCTACTACTCGTTATTCTGAAGAAAAATTTTCCAGCTGTTTCTTGAAGAA gaCTAAAGCCTCTCAAGCCCAATCTTCACATACTAAAAGGCATGCAAAT GGGGAGGCTGTTGTTCTTGTGGATGAGGAGGAACCTGATGCAAATAAAGCGGCAGAGCGAATGGACGAAGTTGTTGAATG CAGAAATGCAACCAAGGTCTACTATCCTTCACG GGTTGATCCTGAATCAGTTGAAATTTGTTGTTCGGACATGGAATCTCTTGCACCTGAAGCATATTTGTCATCGACTATAATGAATTTCTACATCCG GTACCTCCAGAAGACAAAAGCTCATGCAGATGTAGTTGAGTATCACTTTTTCAATACATATTTCTACAAGAAGCTCAAAGAGGCTGTACTGAGCAAG GTAAAAACTATGCAAAGTCATGATAGCTGTTGCGAATGTTGTCTTAGCCGGTTTCACCAAATTTCTTTG AATGAAAAGGAAgcttcatttttcaaactaagAAGGTGGTGGAAAGGGGTGAATATATTTGAGAAAGCCTATATATTTCTTCCCATACATGAAGA TCTTCATTGGAGCTTGGTTATAATTTGCATACCAGATAAAGAAGACAAACTGGGGCCAAGTTTACTTCACTTGGATTCATTAGGACTCCACTGCAGCAAGTCCCTTTTTGGTACCATAAGAAA ATTTTTGGAACAAGAATGGAAATTCTTAAGACAAGGAGAAGTGTCAACTCTTCCTTTTTCAGATAAAATATGGGAAAATCTTCCACGAAGAATAGATGAAAACGTCATTCCG GTCCCACAACAAAGAAATGAGTATGATTGCGGTCtctttgttcttttctttatgGAGCGTTTCATGGAAGAAGTTCATGGAAGGCTTAAAAAGAAGGATTTCGTGATG TTTGGACGAAGGTGGTTCAAACCTGAAGAAGCAtctcgtttgaggatgaaaatcCACAACATACTCAAGGAAGAATTCAAGAATGCAAGTGAGGCTTGA